A stretch of Enterobacter cloacae complex sp. ECNIH7 DNA encodes these proteins:
- the recJ gene encoding single-stranded-DNA-specific exonuclease RecJ, with translation MKAPIKLRRREAVEPVDLPDDLPALLKRLYASRGVRRAEDLERSVKGMLPWQQLSGIEKATEMLYNALREGTRIVVVGDFDADGATSTALSVLSLRALGCDNVTYLVPNRFEDGYGLSPEVVDQAHARGAQMIMTVDNGISSHAGVDHAHALGIPVLVTDHHLPGETLPDAEAIINPNLRDCDFPSKSLAGVGVAFYLMLALRTLLRDKGWFDSRGIAVPNLAEYLDLVALGTVADVVPLDTNNRILTWQGLSRIRAGKCRPGIKALLEIANRDPLKLAASDLGFALGPRLNAAGRLDDMSVGVALLLCDNIGEARVLANELDALNQTRKEIEQGMQAEALTLCEKLERSGDTLPGGLAMYHPEWHQGVVGILASRIKERFHRPVIAFAPAGDGTLKGSGRSIQGLHMRDALERLDTLYPGLMIKFGGHAMAAGLSLEEAKFDEFQRLFGELVTDWIDPALLQGEVVSDGELSPLEMTMDVAQMLRDAGPWGQMFPEPLFDGRFRLLQQRIVGERHLKVMVEPVGGGPLLDGIAFNVDTSIWPDNGVREVELAYKLDINEFRGNRTLQIIIDNIWPI, from the coding sequence GTGAAAGCCCCAATAAAATTGCGCCGCCGCGAGGCGGTTGAACCCGTTGATTTACCGGACGATCTCCCGGCGCTGCTTAAGCGCCTCTATGCCAGCCGCGGCGTGCGTCGCGCTGAGGATCTTGAACGCAGCGTGAAAGGGATGCTGCCCTGGCAGCAGCTGAGCGGTATCGAAAAAGCCACCGAAATGCTCTACAACGCGCTTCGAGAGGGAACGCGAATTGTGGTGGTAGGGGATTTCGACGCCGACGGCGCAACCAGCACCGCGCTGAGCGTGCTCAGCCTGCGCGCGCTGGGCTGCGATAACGTCACGTATCTGGTACCGAACCGTTTTGAAGACGGCTATGGCCTCAGCCCGGAAGTGGTCGATCAGGCCCACGCCCGTGGTGCACAGATGATCATGACCGTCGATAACGGGATCTCCTCCCATGCGGGCGTCGATCATGCTCACGCTTTGGGGATCCCGGTGCTGGTTACCGATCACCACCTGCCGGGCGAAACGCTGCCGGATGCGGAAGCGATTATTAACCCCAACCTGCGCGACTGCGATTTCCCATCGAAATCTCTCGCAGGCGTGGGCGTAGCGTTTTATCTGATGCTGGCGTTACGTACCCTGCTGCGCGATAAGGGCTGGTTCGACTCCCGCGGTATTGCCGTACCGAACCTGGCCGAATATCTCGATCTGGTGGCGCTGGGCACCGTCGCGGACGTGGTCCCGCTCGATACCAATAACCGTATTTTGACCTGGCAGGGCCTAAGCCGTATCCGGGCAGGCAAGTGCCGTCCGGGGATCAAGGCGCTGCTGGAGATTGCCAACCGCGACCCGCTCAAGCTGGCGGCAAGCGATTTGGGCTTTGCTCTCGGGCCGCGCCTGAACGCGGCAGGAAGACTGGACGATATGTCCGTCGGCGTGGCGCTGCTGCTGTGCGACAACATCGGTGAAGCGCGCGTGCTGGCCAACGAGCTGGACGCGCTGAATCAGACCCGTAAAGAGATTGAGCAGGGGATGCAGGCCGAAGCGCTGACCCTGTGCGAAAAGCTTGAACGCAGCGGCGATACGCTGCCGGGCGGCCTGGCGATGTACCATCCCGAGTGGCATCAGGGCGTGGTGGGCATTCTGGCGTCGCGTATTAAAGAACGTTTCCACCGGCCGGTGATCGCGTTCGCCCCCGCGGGTGATGGCACGCTGAAAGGCTCTGGCCGCTCAATCCAGGGGCTGCACATGCGCGATGCGCTGGAGCGTCTCGATACGCTGTATCCGGGTCTGATGATCAAGTTCGGCGGCCATGCGATGGCGGCAGGCCTGTCTCTGGAAGAGGCGAAATTCGACGAGTTTCAGCGTCTGTTTGGTGAACTGGTCACCGACTGGATTGACCCGGCCCTGCTGCAGGGGGAAGTGGTGTCCGATGGCGAGCTTTCACCGCTTGAGATGACGATGGACGTGGCGCAAATGCTCCGCGATGCCGGTCCGTGGGGACAGATGTTCCCGGAACCGCTGTTCGACGGGCGTTTCCGCCTGCTGCAGCAGCGCATCGTCGGCGAACGTCATCTGAAAGTGATGGTCGAGCCCGTGGGCGGGGGACCGCTGCTGGACGGCATTGCCTTCAACGTCGATACCTCCATCTGGCCGGACAACGGCGTGCGCGAGGTCGAGCTGGCGTACAAACTGGACATCAACGAGTTTCGCGGTAACCGCACCCTGCAGATCATCATCGACAATATCTGGCCAATTTAG
- the dsbC gene encoding bifunctional protein-disulfide isomerase/oxidoreductase DsbC — protein MKKTFALFTLLAASFTGFAHADDAAIKQSLAKLGVTGSDIQPAPVAGMKTVLTNSGVLYVTEDGKHIIQGPMYDVSGAQPVNVTNQLLMKNLNALEKEMIIYKAAQEKHVITVFTDITCGYCHKLHEEMKDYNALGITVRYLAFPRAGVQSQPEQDMKAIWCAKDRNKAFDDAMNGKGVKPASCDIDIANHYALGVQFGVSGTPAIVLSNGYVVPGYQGPKEMKEFLDAHQKQFGGK, from the coding sequence ATGAAAAAGACTTTCGCGCTGTTCACCCTGCTGGCAGCCTCCTTTACCGGTTTCGCTCATGCTGACGACGCCGCCATCAAACAGTCGCTGGCTAAGCTTGGCGTCACCGGCAGCGATATTCAGCCTGCACCGGTTGCCGGCATGAAAACGGTACTGACCAACAGCGGCGTGCTGTACGTCACCGAAGACGGCAAACACATTATTCAGGGGCCAATGTACGACGTGAGCGGCGCGCAGCCGGTGAACGTCACCAACCAGCTGCTGATGAAAAACCTGAACGCGCTCGAAAAAGAGATGATCATCTATAAAGCGGCGCAGGAAAAACACGTCATTACCGTCTTCACCGACATCACCTGCGGCTACTGCCACAAGCTGCATGAAGAGATGAAAGACTACAACGCGCTGGGCATCACCGTGCGTTACCTGGCCTTCCCGCGCGCGGGCGTGCAGAGCCAGCCAGAGCAGGACATGAAGGCGATCTGGTGTGCGAAAGACCGCAACAAAGCGTTTGATGACGCCATGAACGGCAAAGGCGTTAAGCCAGCCTCCTGCGACATTGATATCGCTAACCACTACGCGCTCGGCGTGCAGTTTGGCGTGAGCGGTACGCCTGCGATTGTCCTGAGCAACGGCTATGTCGTTCCGGGCTATCAGGGACCGAAAGAGATGAAAGAGTTCCTCGACGCGCACCAGAAACAGTTTGGTGGTAAATAA
- the xerD gene encoding site-specific tyrosine recombinase XerD, which translates to MEKDLALIEQFLDALWLEKNLAENTLSAYRRDLTMLVEWLAHRGLSLASAQRDDLQALLGERIAGGYKATSSARLLSAMRRLFQHLYREKIREDDPSALLASPKLPQRLPKDLSEAQVERLLQSPAVDLPLELRDKAMLELLYATGLRVSELVGLTMSDISLRQGVVRVIGKGNKERLVPLGEEAVYWLETYLEHGRPWLLNGTSIDVLFPSQRAQQMTRQTFWHRIKHYATLAGIDSEKLSPHVLRHAFATHLLNHGADLRVVQMLLGHSDLSTTQIYTHVATERLRQLHQQHHPRA; encoded by the coding sequence GTGGAAAAGGATCTCGCACTGATCGAACAGTTTCTCGACGCGCTGTGGCTGGAGAAAAATCTGGCCGAGAATACCCTTAGCGCCTACCGTCGCGATCTCACCATGCTGGTGGAATGGCTTGCGCACCGGGGGTTATCCCTTGCGAGCGCGCAGCGTGACGACCTGCAGGCGCTGCTGGGGGAACGTATCGCAGGGGGCTACAAAGCTACCAGTTCCGCGCGTTTGCTCAGCGCCATGCGTCGGCTGTTCCAGCACCTCTACCGTGAGAAGATCCGCGAAGACGATCCCAGCGCGCTGCTGGCATCTCCTAAGCTCCCGCAGCGGCTGCCGAAAGATCTCAGCGAAGCACAAGTTGAGAGATTATTACAGTCACCGGCTGTTGACCTGCCGCTGGAGTTACGCGATAAAGCCATGCTTGAGCTATTGTATGCTACCGGCTTGCGCGTTTCGGAACTGGTTGGTCTGACGATGAGCGACATCAGCCTGCGTCAGGGCGTAGTGCGCGTCATTGGTAAAGGAAATAAGGAAAGGCTGGTTCCGCTGGGTGAAGAGGCGGTTTACTGGCTGGAAACGTACCTGGAGCACGGTCGTCCGTGGCTGCTAAATGGTACTTCTATCGACGTCCTGTTTCCGAGCCAGCGCGCCCAGCAGATGACGCGGCAAACGTTCTGGCATCGCATCAAGCATTACGCCACACTGGCGGGTATCGACAGTGAAAAGCTTTCGCCGCACGTATTGCGTCACGCTTTCGCGACGCATCTGTTAAACCACGGCGCTGATTTACGCGTGGTGCAGATGCTGCTGGGCCACAGCGATCTTTCCACGACGCAAATTTACACCCATGTCGCGACGGAACGCCTGCGGCAGCTACACCAACAGCACCACCCTCGAGCGTGA
- the fldB gene encoding flavodoxin FldB, with protein MNIGLFYGSSTFYTEMAAEKIRDIIGPELVTLHNLKDDAVALMEQYDVLILGIPTWDFGEIQEDWEAIWDQLDSVNLDGKIIAMYGMGDQLGYGEWFLDALGMLHDKLAPKGVSFIGYWPTEGYEFTSKKPIIADGELFVGLALDETNQYDLSDERLQTWCEQILGEMAEKFS; from the coding sequence ATGAATATTGGTCTGTTCTATGGTTCCAGCACCTTCTACACCGAAATGGCGGCAGAGAAAATTCGCGACATCATTGGCCCGGAACTGGTGACGTTGCATAACCTGAAAGATGACGCGGTCGCGCTGATGGAACAGTACGATGTCCTGATTCTTGGCATCCCAACCTGGGATTTTGGTGAGATACAGGAAGACTGGGAAGCCATCTGGGATCAACTCGATTCGGTCAATCTCGACGGCAAAATCATTGCCATGTACGGCATGGGGGATCAGCTGGGCTACGGGGAATGGTTCCTGGACGCGCTCGGCATGCTGCATGACAAGCTGGCGCCGAAAGGAGTATCGTTTATCGGCTACTGGCCAACCGAAGGTTACGAGTTTACCAGTAAAAAACCGATTATCGCCGACGGCGAGCTGTTTGTTGGACTCGCGCTGGATGAAACCAACCAGTACGATCTCAGCGATGAGCGCCTGCAAACCTGGTGCGAGCAGATTCTGGGCGAAATGGCTGAAAAGTTTAGCTAA
- a CDS encoding protein YgfX: MVLWQSDLRVSWRSQWMSLLLHGLVAAFVLLMPWPLSYTPLWLLLLSFVVFDSVRSQRRINARQGEIKLLMDSRLRWQGKEWDILGMPWMLNCGMMLRLRKVDGGRCQHLWLAADSMDAAEWRDLRRMLLQQTTQG, translated from the coding sequence GTGGTCCTGTGGCAATCTGATCTTCGCGTCTCGTGGCGCTCGCAGTGGATGTCTTTATTGCTCCACGGCCTGGTTGCGGCCTTTGTTTTACTGATGCCGTGGCCGCTGAGCTATACGCCGCTGTGGCTGCTGTTACTGTCGTTTGTCGTTTTTGACAGCGTACGCAGCCAGCGTCGCATTAATGCCCGTCAGGGAGAGATTAAATTACTGATGGATTCCCGCCTGCGCTGGCAGGGTAAAGAGTGGGATATCCTCGGTATGCCCTGGATGCTCAACTGCGGCATGATGTTACGGTTACGCAAGGTGGACGGCGGGCGTTGCCAGCATCTGTGGCTGGCGGCTGACAGTATGGATGCTGCCGAGTGGCGAGACCTGCGCCGGATGCTGTTGCAACAAACGACGCAGGGGTAG
- the sdhE gene encoding FAD assembly factor SdhE, whose amino-acid sequence MDINNKARIHWACRRGMRELDISIMPFFEYEYDSLSDDDKRLFVRLLESDDPDLFNWLMNHGKPADTELQRMVQLIQTRNRERGPVAI is encoded by the coding sequence ATGGATATTAACAACAAGGCCCGTATTCACTGGGCGTGCCGTCGCGGCATGCGTGAACTTGATATTTCCATCATGCCTTTCTTTGAATATGAGTATGACAGCTTAAGCGATGATGATAAGCGTCTGTTTGTTCGCCTGCTTGAGTCTGACGATCCGGATTTATTCAACTGGCTGATGAACCACGGCAAACCCGCCGACACCGAGTTGCAACGGATGGTGCAATTAATTCAAACACGGAATCGGGAACGTGGTCCTGTGGCAATCTGA
- the ygfZ gene encoding tRNA-modifying protein YgfZ produces MAFTPFSPRQPAASARLPLTLISLDDWALATLTGADAEKYLQGQVTADVSQMTEHQHLLAAHCDPKGKMWSNLRLFRRQDGFAFIERRSLQEAQLKELKKYAVFSKVTIAPDDEHVLLGVAGFQARAALKNLFSELPDAEKQVVSEGATSILWFEHPAERFLLVTDAATAERVTEALRGEAQLNNSQQWLALNIEAGLPVIDAANSAQFIPQATNLQALGGISFKKGCYTGQEMVARAKFRGANKRALWTLAGHASRVPEAGEDLELKMGDNWRRTGTVLAAVQLDDGRLLVQAVMNNDMEADSVFRVRDDANTLSIEPLPYSLEE; encoded by the coding sequence ATGGCATTTACACCATTTTCTCCTCGCCAGCCCGCCGCCTCTGCGCGTCTGCCGCTGACGCTTATTTCTCTTGATGACTGGGCGCTGGCAACTCTCACCGGTGCCGACGCCGAAAAATACCTGCAGGGCCAGGTGACCGCCGACGTCAGCCAGATGACCGAACACCAGCACCTGCTGGCCGCGCATTGCGACCCAAAAGGTAAAATGTGGAGCAACCTGCGCCTCTTCCGCCGTCAGGACGGCTTTGCCTTTATTGAGCGCCGCAGCCTGCAAGAGGCCCAGCTCAAAGAGCTGAAGAAGTACGCGGTCTTCTCCAAAGTCACTATCGCCCCGGACGACGAACATGTCCTGCTGGGAGTGGCCGGTTTCCAGGCCCGTGCGGCCCTGAAAAATCTCTTCAGCGAACTGCCGGATGCAGAAAAGCAGGTGGTCAGCGAAGGCGCGACCTCTATCCTGTGGTTTGAACACCCTGCGGAGCGTTTCCTGTTAGTCACGGATGCGGCAACGGCCGAACGCGTGACCGAAGCGCTGCGCGGCGAAGCGCAGCTCAACAATAGTCAGCAGTGGCTGGCGCTGAACATCGAAGCGGGTCTGCCGGTGATTGACGCAGCAAACAGCGCGCAGTTTATTCCTCAGGCAACGAACCTGCAGGCGCTGGGGGGTATTAGCTTTAAAAAGGGCTGTTATACCGGCCAGGAGATGGTGGCGCGTGCAAAATTCCGCGGAGCTAACAAACGAGCGCTGTGGACGCTGGCGGGCCATGCCAGCCGTGTACCTGAAGCGGGTGAAGACTTAGAGCTGAAGATGGGTGATAACTGGCGTCGCACCGGCACCGTGTTAGCCGCCGTACAGCTGGATGATGGACGTCTTTTGGTACAGGCCGTCATGAACAACGACATGGAAGCCGACAGCGTGTTCCGCGTGCGTGACGATGCGAACACGCTGAGCATCGAGCCGCTGCCGTATTCGTTAGAAGAGTAA
- the trhA gene encoding PAQR family membrane homeostasis protein TrhA, giving the protein MVSRPLIAQGYSLAEEVANSISHGIGLVFGIVGLVLLLVQAVDANASAMAITSYSLYGGSMILLFLASTLYHAIPHQRAKMWLKKFDHCAIYLLIAGTYTPFLLVGLNSPLSRGLMIVIWSLALLGILFKLTIAHRFKVLSLVTYLTMGWLSLIVVYQLAVKLSVGGVTLLALGGVVYSLGVIFYVCKRIPYNHAIWHGFVLGGSVCHFLAIYLYVGQV; this is encoded by the coding sequence ATGGTGAGTAGACCATTAATCGCACAGGGATATTCGCTGGCTGAGGAAGTGGCCAACAGCATCAGCCACGGCATTGGCCTGGTGTTTGGGATTGTCGGTTTAGTGTTATTGTTGGTGCAGGCGGTGGACGCCAATGCCAGCGCGATGGCCATTACCAGCTACAGCCTTTATGGCGGGAGTATGATCCTGCTGTTCCTGGCCTCGACGCTGTATCACGCGATCCCGCATCAGCGGGCCAAGATGTGGCTCAAGAAATTTGACCACTGTGCTATCTATCTTCTGATTGCAGGCACCTACACACCGTTTTTGCTGGTGGGGCTCAACTCACCGCTGTCGCGTGGCCTGATGATTGTTATCTGGAGCCTGGCACTGCTGGGGATCCTGTTTAAGCTGACCATCGCGCACCGGTTTAAGGTGCTGTCACTGGTCACCTATCTGACAATGGGCTGGCTGTCGCTGATTGTGGTGTATCAACTGGCGGTCAAACTGTCGGTAGGGGGCGTGACGCTTCTGGCCTTAGGCGGCGTGGTGTACTCGCTCGGCGTGATTTTCTACGTCTGCAAGCGCATCCCGTACAACCATGCCATCTGGCACGGCTTTGTGCTCGGCGGCAGCGTATGCCACTTTTTGGCGATCTATTTGTACGTGGGGCAGGTGTAG
- the yqfB gene encoding N(4)-acetylcytidine aminohydrolase, protein MQPNDITFFQRFQDDILAGRKTITIRDKSESHFKTGDILRVGRYEDDGYFCTIEVTGTSTVTFDTLTQKHAEQENMTLDALKNVISEIYPRQNQFYVIDFKCL, encoded by the coding sequence ATGCAGCCAAACGACATCACTTTTTTTCAGCGTTTTCAGGACGACATTCTGGCCGGACGTAAAACCATCACTATCCGGGATAAAAGTGAATCCCATTTCAAAACCGGCGATATCCTGCGGGTGGGGCGTTATGAGGACGATGGTTATTTTTGCACCATCGAAGTAACGGGAACGTCAACCGTTACGTTCGATACATTGACGCAAAAACATGCTGAACAGGAGAACATGACCCTGGATGCATTGAAAAACGTGATCTCAGAGATCTACCCCAGGCAGAACCAGTTTTATGTGATTGATTTTAAATGTTTATAA
- a CDS encoding MurR/RpiR family transcriptional regulator gives MFSHSAIASLNNLEMMVYNYVIKNRDKVMYMTIRELADAADVSTTTILRFCRKLNCEGYSEFRVRFKLYLEQNEPQQANFGASEIISFFKSVNNEEFDALLDKAVDIILTSERIIFVGAGTSGSLAKYGARFFSNIGKFSNHIDDPYFPVTNDMAKNALAIVLSVSGETEEILRFASQFSLHHCKVLSITSHEHSRLAKLADFNLSWHVPQTRIAGVYDITTQIPVIYILESLGRKLAKKLTE, from the coding sequence ATGTTCTCCCATTCCGCCATTGCCAGTCTCAATAACCTGGAGATGATGGTCTACAACTATGTCATAAAAAATCGTGACAAAGTGATGTACATGACCATCCGCGAGCTGGCGGATGCGGCAGACGTCTCAACCACGACTATCCTGCGCTTTTGCCGCAAGCTTAACTGCGAAGGCTATTCTGAATTCCGCGTGCGCTTTAAGCTTTATCTTGAACAGAACGAGCCCCAGCAGGCAAACTTCGGTGCCAGCGAAATTATCAGCTTTTTTAAAAGCGTGAATAATGAAGAGTTCGATGCGTTATTAGATAAGGCGGTTGATATTATTTTAACGTCAGAGCGAATTATATTTGTCGGTGCCGGAACATCGGGTTCGCTGGCAAAATATGGCGCACGCTTCTTTTCTAATATCGGGAAATTCAGTAATCATATTGATGATCCTTATTTCCCGGTCACCAATGATATGGCGAAAAATGCGCTGGCGATTGTGCTTTCCGTCTCGGGAGAGACCGAGGAGATCCTGCGCTTCGCCAGCCAGTTCAGCCTGCATCACTGCAAGGTGCTCTCGATAACCAGCCACGAGCACTCGCGTCTCGCAAAACTGGCGGACTTTAATCTCTCCTGGCATGTTCCTCAGACGCGTATTGCAGGCGTCTACGACATCACCACGCAAATTCCCGTCATTTATATTCTGGAATCTCTCGGACGTAAACTGGCGAAGAAACTCACAGAATAA
- the bglA gene encoding 6-phospho-beta-glucosidase BglA has protein sequence MKKLTLPKDFLWGGAVAAHQVEGGWNKGGKGPSICDVLTGGAHGVPREITQEVVPGKYYPNHEAIDFHGHYKEDIKLFAEMGFKCFRTSIAWTRIFPKGDETQPNEEGLKFYDDMFDELLKYNIEPVITLSHFEMPLHLVQEYGSWTNRKVVDFFVRFAEVVFERYKNKVKYWMTFNEINNQRNWRAPLFGYCCSGVVYTEHDNPEETMYQVLHHQFVASALAVEAARRINPEMKVGCMLAMVALYPFSCKPEDVMFAQESMRERYVFTDVQLRGYYPSYVLNEWERRGFSIKMEAGDEQILREGTCDYLGFSYYMTNAVKAEGGTGDAISGFEGSVPNPHVKASDWGWQIDPVGLRYSLCELYERYQKPLFIVENGFGAYDKVEEDGSINDDYRIDYLRAHVEEMIKAVTHDGVDLVGYTPWGCIDCVSFTTGQYSKRYGFIYVNKHDDGTGDMSRSRKKSFEWYKGVIASNGEKL, from the coding sequence ATGAAAAAATTAACCTTACCAAAAGATTTTTTATGGGGCGGCGCGGTTGCGGCTCACCAGGTTGAAGGCGGCTGGAACAAAGGCGGCAAAGGGCCAAGCATTTGTGACGTATTGACCGGCGGCGCGCACGGCGTCCCGCGCGAAATCACCCAGGAAGTAGTGCCGGGTAAATACTACCCAAACCACGAGGCTATCGACTTCCACGGCCACTATAAAGAAGACATCAAGCTGTTTGCCGAGATGGGTTTCAAGTGCTTCCGCACCTCTATCGCCTGGACGCGCATCTTCCCGAAAGGTGACGAAACGCAGCCAAACGAAGAGGGGCTGAAGTTCTACGACGACATGTTCGACGAGCTGCTGAAATACAACATCGAACCGGTGATCACCCTCTCCCACTTCGAAATGCCGCTGCACCTGGTGCAGGAGTATGGTAGCTGGACCAACCGTAAAGTGGTCGATTTCTTTGTGCGCTTTGCGGAAGTGGTTTTTGAGCGCTACAAAAACAAGGTCAAATACTGGATGACCTTCAACGAAATCAATAACCAGCGCAACTGGCGCGCGCCGCTGTTCGGTTACTGCTGCTCGGGCGTGGTCTATACCGAACATGACAATCCGGAAGAGACCATGTACCAGGTCCTGCACCACCAGTTTGTGGCCAGCGCCCTGGCGGTGGAAGCCGCGCGCCGCATCAACCCGGAGATGAAAGTCGGCTGCATGCTGGCCATGGTGGCGCTCTATCCGTTCTCATGCAAACCGGAAGACGTGATGTTCGCCCAGGAATCCATGCGCGAGCGCTATGTATTTACCGACGTCCAGCTGCGTGGTTACTACCCGTCCTACGTGCTGAACGAGTGGGAGCGCCGCGGCTTCTCCATCAAAATGGAGGCAGGCGATGAGCAGATCCTGCGTGAAGGTACCTGCGACTACTTAGGTTTCAGCTACTACATGACCAACGCGGTGAAAGCGGAAGGCGGTACCGGCGATGCGATTTCCGGCTTCGAAGGCAGCGTGCCGAACCCGCACGTGAAGGCGTCCGACTGGGGCTGGCAGATTGACCCGGTAGGCCTGCGCTATTCTCTGTGCGAACTGTACGAGCGTTATCAGAAACCGCTGTTTATCGTGGAAAACGGGTTCGGTGCCTACGATAAGGTGGAAGAAGACGGCAGCATCAACGACGACTATCGTATCGACTACCTGCGTGCCCACGTGGAGGAGATGATCAAAGCCGTGACACACGACGGCGTGGATCTGGTGGGATATACGCCCTGGGGCTGCATCGACTGCGTGTCGTTCACCACCGGCCAGTACAGCAAGCGCTACGGCTTTATCTACGTGAACAAGCACGACGACGGCACGGGCGACATGTCGCGTTCCCGCAAGAAGAGCTTCGAGTGGTATAAGGGCGTGATTGCCAGCAACGGCGAGAAACTTTAA
- a CDS encoding SDR family oxidoreductase, whose protein sequence is MAIALVTGASRGIGKATALQLAREGYTVAVNYHHNIKAATDVINQIVEAGGKAFAVRADISDEAQVLAMFDSLDREGEPLRALVNNAGILFEQSTIENLSAERINRVLATNVTGYFLCCREAVKRMSFRHGGKGGAIVNVSSAASRLGAPGEYVDYAASKGAVDSLTTGLSLEVAAQGIRVNCVRPGLIYTDIHASGGEPGRVDRVKSLLPMQRGGQPEEVAQAIVWLLSEKASYVTGSFIELAGGK, encoded by the coding sequence ATGGCAATAGCACTGGTCACCGGCGCCAGCCGGGGCATTGGGAAAGCCACCGCGCTGCAGCTGGCGCGCGAAGGCTACACCGTGGCGGTGAACTATCATCACAACATTAAAGCCGCGACGGACGTGATCAACCAGATCGTTGAAGCGGGCGGTAAAGCCTTTGCCGTCCGCGCAGATATCAGTGATGAAGCCCAGGTGCTGGCGATGTTTGACAGCCTCGATCGTGAAGGCGAGCCGCTTCGTGCGCTGGTCAATAATGCGGGCATTCTGTTTGAGCAATCCACTATCGAGAACCTCTCCGCTGAGCGCATTAACCGCGTCCTGGCGACCAACGTCACGGGCTACTTTCTCTGCTGCCGGGAAGCGGTAAAACGCATGTCCTTCAGGCATGGCGGCAAGGGCGGGGCGATAGTGAACGTCTCTTCCGCCGCGTCGCGCCTTGGGGCGCCGGGTGAATATGTGGATTATGCCGCGTCCAAGGGGGCGGTGGATTCGCTGACAACCGGGCTATCGCTGGAAGTGGCGGCGCAGGGTATTCGCGTCAACTGCGTACGTCCGGGTCTGATTTATACGGATATTCATGCGTCCGGCGGAGAGCCGGGGAGGGTGGATCGCGTGAAATCGTTGCTGCCGATGCAGCGTGGCGGCCAGCCGGAAGAGGTGGCGCAGGCGATTGTCTGGCTGCTGAGCGAGAAGGCGTCGTACGTAACGGGCAGTTTTATTGAGTTGGCTGGCGGGAAATAA